The following are from one region of the Streptomyces decoyicus genome:
- a CDS encoding LLM class F420-dependent oxidoreductase, with the protein MRLGLALGYWGRGPDPRHLELAREAERLGYDSVWTAEAWGSDAFTALTWIAAHTSRIKLGTGIAQMAARTPTATAMHALTLDHLSGGRLLLGLGLSGPQVVEGWYGRPFPKSPLTATREYVDVIRQVLRREGPVASDGLFHPHPYRGPDGTGLGKPLKPITHPLRADIPLLLGAEGPKNIAQTTRIADGWLPLYWSPQRTDVYRASLADAPDGFLIAPMARALVCDDVAEGLLPVKAMLGFYIGGMGHAARNFHADLMARMGFEEEARRVQQLFLEGRKEEAVLAVPDAFADEISLVGPRQRIAERLELWRTGPVTDLLITAPDPHTLRVLAELNS; encoded by the coding sequence ATGCGACTCGGTCTGGCACTGGGCTACTGGGGCCGCGGCCCGGACCCCCGGCACCTCGAACTCGCCCGCGAGGCCGAGCGGCTGGGCTACGACTCGGTGTGGACCGCGGAGGCCTGGGGCTCGGACGCCTTCACCGCACTCACCTGGATCGCCGCCCACACCTCCCGCATCAAACTGGGCACCGGCATCGCGCAGATGGCGGCCCGCACCCCCACCGCCACCGCGATGCACGCCCTCACCCTCGACCATCTCTCCGGCGGCCGGCTGCTGCTGGGGCTGGGGCTGTCCGGACCGCAGGTCGTCGAGGGGTGGTACGGGCGGCCGTTCCCCAAGAGCCCGCTGACCGCCACCCGCGAATACGTGGACGTGATCCGCCAAGTCCTGCGCCGGGAGGGGCCGGTGGCCTCGGACGGGCTCTTCCATCCGCACCCCTACCGCGGCCCGGACGGCACCGGCCTCGGCAAACCCCTCAAGCCCATCACCCACCCGCTGCGCGCGGACATCCCGCTCCTCCTGGGCGCCGAGGGCCCCAAGAACATCGCCCAGACCACCCGGATCGCGGACGGCTGGCTGCCGCTGTACTGGTCACCGCAGCGCACCGACGTCTACCGGGCCTCGCTGGCGGATGCCCCGGACGGCTTCCTCATCGCCCCCATGGCACGCGCCCTGGTCTGCGACGACGTCGCCGAGGGGCTGCTGCCGGTCAAGGCGATGCTCGGCTTCTACATCGGCGGGATGGGGCACGCCGCCAGGAACTTCCACGCCGATCTGATGGCACGGATGGGCTTCGAGGAGGAGGCCCGGCGGGTACAGCAGCTCTTCCTCGAAGGCCGCAAGGAAGAGGCCGTACTCGCCGTACCGGACGCCTTCGCCGACGAGATCTCCCTGGTCGGCCCGCGCCAACGGATCGCCGAACGCCTGGAGTTGTGGCGCACCGGACCGGTCACCGATCTGCTGATCACCGCCCCGGACCCGCACACGCTACGGGTATTGGCCGAGCTCAACTCCTGA
- a CDS encoding class I SAM-dependent methyltransferase, producing MPAPTAPTAPQPEILAAFEAAKGFMPVDEGLALYAAAATAAALGLPLVEVGTYCGRSTILLADAARAAGVMAVTVDHHRGSEEQQPGWEYHDPTVVDPEVGRMDTLPAFRRTLHAAGLEEHVIALVGRSPQVAAIWQTPVGLVFIDGGHTDEHATADYEGWAPHLAPGGLLVIHDVFPDPVDEWTGQAPYRIYRRALESGAFTEISAHGSLRVLRRTGAGI from the coding sequence ATGCCCGCTCCCACGGCTCCGACCGCCCCGCAGCCGGAGATCCTCGCCGCGTTCGAGGCGGCGAAGGGCTTCATGCCCGTGGACGAGGGCCTCGCGCTGTACGCGGCGGCGGCGACGGCGGCGGCACTCGGGCTGCCGCTGGTGGAGGTCGGCACCTACTGCGGCCGGTCCACGATCCTGCTCGCGGACGCCGCACGTGCCGCCGGGGTCATGGCCGTCACCGTCGACCACCACCGGGGCAGCGAGGAGCAGCAGCCCGGCTGGGAGTACCACGATCCGACCGTCGTGGACCCCGAGGTCGGCCGGATGGACACCCTGCCCGCCTTCCGCCGCACCCTGCACGCGGCGGGCCTGGAGGAGCACGTGATCGCCCTGGTGGGCCGGTCCCCGCAGGTCGCGGCGATCTGGCAGACGCCGGTGGGCCTGGTCTTCATCGACGGCGGGCACACCGACGAACACGCCACCGCCGACTACGAAGGCTGGGCCCCGCACCTCGCGCCCGGCGGCCTGCTGGTGATCCACGACGTGTTCCCGGACCCGGTCGACGAGTGGACAGGCCAGGCCCCGTACCGCATCTACCGCAGGGCCCTGGAGTCCGGCGCCTTCACCGAGATCTCCGCCCACGGGTCGCTGCGCGTACTGCGGCGCACCGGGGCCGGTATCTGA
- a CDS encoding prenyltransferase/squalene oxidase repeat-containing protein, with protein sequence MTSPGRTERLVLPGVLTAEQAARTVAGILATQRSDGAIPWFRGHHLDPWDHTEAAMALDAAGEHERAEAAYDWLVRHQNPDGSWYAAYADGDATAPTDRGRETNFCAYIAVGVWHHYLSTGDETFLDRMWPAVHSAVEYVLELQQPGGEIGWKREDDGTPVNEALLTGSSSIYQALRCALALAEQREEPQPDWELAVGSLGHAIRSHPERFLDKARYSMDWYYPILGGAVRGAEARARIDAEWEHFVVPGLGVRCVLPNPWVTGGESAELALALWAMGESERAVQILKWMQHLRAEDGMYWTGYVFDDDAIWPRELTSWTAGSLLLAVAALGGDEATTSVFGGERLPEGLAPDCCR encoded by the coding sequence GTGACAAGTCCCGGGCGTACCGAACGGCTCGTCCTGCCGGGGGTGCTCACCGCCGAACAGGCGGCCCGCACGGTGGCCGGCATCCTCGCGACCCAGCGGTCGGACGGCGCGATCCCCTGGTTCCGCGGCCACCACCTCGACCCGTGGGACCACACCGAGGCCGCCATGGCCCTGGACGCGGCCGGCGAACACGAGCGTGCCGAGGCCGCGTACGACTGGCTGGTACGGCATCAGAACCCGGACGGGTCCTGGTACGCGGCCTACGCCGACGGTGACGCCACGGCGCCCACCGACCGCGGCCGGGAGACCAACTTCTGTGCCTACATCGCGGTCGGCGTCTGGCACCACTACCTGTCCACCGGCGACGAGACCTTCCTCGACCGCATGTGGCCCGCGGTCCACTCGGCGGTCGAATACGTCCTGGAGCTCCAGCAGCCCGGCGGCGAGATCGGCTGGAAGCGTGAGGACGACGGCACGCCCGTCAACGAGGCGCTGCTGACCGGCTCGTCGTCCATCTACCAGGCGCTGCGCTGTGCGCTCGCCCTCGCCGAACAGCGCGAGGAGCCGCAGCCCGACTGGGAGCTGGCGGTCGGCAGCCTCGGCCATGCGATACGCAGCCACCCCGAGCGGTTCCTCGACAAGGCCCGCTACTCCATGGACTGGTACTACCCGATCCTGGGCGGCGCGGTCCGCGGCGCCGAGGCCAGGGCACGTATCGACGCGGAGTGGGAGCATTTCGTCGTGCCCGGCCTGGGCGTGCGCTGTGTGCTGCCGAACCCCTGGGTCACCGGCGGCGAGAGCGCGGAACTGGCGCTCGCGCTGTGGGCGATGGGGGAGTCCGAACGGGCCGTGCAGATCCTCAAGTGGATGCAGCACCTCCGCGCCGAGGACGGCATGTACTGGACCGGCTACGTCTTCGACGACGACGCGATCTGGCCCCGCGAACTCACCTCCTGGACAGCCGGTTCGCTTCTGCTCGCGGTGGCCGCCCTGGGCGGCGACGAGGCCACCACCTCGGTCTTCGGAGGCGAGCGGCTGCCGGAGGGACTCGCTCCGGACTGCTGCCGGTAG
- a CDS encoding TetR family transcriptional regulator: MTTESKAARPTLPASPPLTERQEARRRRILHTSAKLASRGGFDAVQMREVAESSGVALGTLYRYFPSKVHLLVATMQDQLQHMHETLRKRPPSEQDPGARVAQTLMRAFRALQREPHLADAMVRALTFADRSVSPEVDTVSRLTTAIILDAMGLDGPATPEQLSAVRVIEHTWHSALITWLSGRASIAQVKIDIETVCRLIDLTSPDRER; encoded by the coding sequence ATGACTACGGAATCCAAGGCGGCCAGGCCGACGCTTCCCGCGAGTCCTCCCCTGACCGAGCGTCAGGAGGCCCGGCGCCGCCGTATCCTGCACACCAGCGCCAAGCTGGCGTCCCGCGGTGGCTTCGACGCCGTGCAGATGCGCGAGGTCGCCGAGTCCTCGGGCGTCGCACTGGGCACCCTCTACCGCTACTTCCCCTCCAAGGTGCATCTGCTGGTCGCCACCATGCAGGACCAGCTCCAGCACATGCACGAGACGCTGCGCAAGCGTCCGCCGTCGGAGCAGGACCCGGGCGCACGGGTCGCCCAGACCCTGATGCGGGCGTTCCGCGCACTCCAGCGCGAGCCGCATCTCGCGGACGCGATGGTGCGCGCACTGACCTTCGCCGACCGCTCCGTCAGCCCCGAGGTCGACACCGTCTCCCGGCTGACCACCGCGATCATCCTCGACGCGATGGGACTGGACGGCCCCGCCACCCCCGAACAGCTCTCCGCGGTCCGGGTCATCGAGCACACCTGGCACTCGGCACTGATCACCTGGCTGTCGGGGCGCGCCTCGATCGCCCAGGTGAAGATAGACATCGAGACGGTCTGCCGGCTGATCGACCTCACCTCACCGGACCGCGAGCGTTAA
- a CDS encoding N-acetylmuramoyl-L-alanine amidase, producing the protein MSNGSTLPPHRRLRGTLLVIAAAVVVGLGGWLVWRSSGDGGGPPRAGQPAPSRSAENSHGPAGKDSGRGSHGHGSGGDSGKGGPHGSLKGKVVVIDPGHNPHNRDHGQEIARQVDIGNDRKECDTTGTSTNDGYAEASFTLDVARRARTLLQDAGAEVVFTQNGDRPYGPCVDERAAIGNKAHADAALSLHADGSGAGDRGFHVILPARVTDGPADTAAIVAPSKQLGKRLAGRFRAATGSAPSNYIGRGTGLDVRSDLGGLNLSTVPKVFIECGNMRDPKDAAQLTDPRWRQKAARGITEGITDFLTH; encoded by the coding sequence GTGTCGAACGGCAGTACTCTCCCCCCGCACCGCCGCCTGCGCGGCACCCTCCTCGTCATAGCGGCCGCCGTGGTGGTCGGCCTGGGAGGCTGGCTGGTCTGGCGGTCGTCGGGCGACGGCGGCGGGCCGCCGAGGGCCGGGCAGCCCGCTCCGAGCCGGTCGGCGGAGAACAGCCACGGCCCGGCCGGCAAGGACAGCGGCCGGGGCTCCCACGGCCATGGCTCCGGCGGTGACTCCGGCAAGGGCGGTCCGCACGGCAGCCTCAAGGGCAAGGTCGTGGTGATCGACCCCGGACACAACCCGCACAACCGCGACCATGGCCAGGAGATCGCCCGCCAGGTGGACATAGGCAACGACCGCAAGGAGTGCGACACCACGGGCACCTCCACCAACGACGGTTACGCCGAGGCCTCGTTCACCCTGGACGTCGCCCGCCGCGCCCGCACGCTCCTCCAGGACGCGGGCGCCGAGGTCGTGTTCACCCAGAACGGCGACCGCCCGTACGGGCCGTGCGTGGACGAGCGCGCCGCCATCGGGAACAAGGCGCATGCCGATGCCGCACTGTCCCTCCACGCCGATGGCTCGGGCGCCGGCGACCGCGGCTTCCACGTCATCCTGCCCGCGCGCGTGACGGACGGCCCGGCCGACACCGCCGCGATCGTCGCGCCCTCGAAGCAACTGGGGAAGCGTCTGGCCGGCCGGTTCCGCGCGGCCACCGGAAGCGCACCGTCCAACTACATCGGCCGGGGCACCGGGCTCGACGTGCGCTCCGATCTCGGCGGCCTCAACCTCTCCACGGTGCCGAAGGTGTTCATCGAGTGCGGCAATATGCGCGACCCGAAGGACGCCGCGCAATTGACCGACCCCCGGTGGCGGCAAAAAGCGGCCCGCGGGATCACCGAGGGCATTACGGACTTCTTGACGCACTGA
- a CDS encoding ferredoxin, which produces MGDRWQVEVDRGVCIGSGMCVAAAPDGFRLDTARQSHPAAPETDADESVLAAAEGCPVEAITLTVAGSGEAVFPPEE; this is translated from the coding sequence ATGGGGGACCGCTGGCAGGTGGAGGTGGACCGGGGCGTCTGCATCGGCTCGGGGATGTGCGTCGCGGCGGCGCCGGACGGCTTCCGGCTGGACACGGCCCGGCAGTCGCACCCGGCGGCGCCGGAGACGGACGCCGACGAGAGCGTGCTGGCCGCGGCCGAGGGGTGCCCCGTCGAGGCGATCACCCTCACCGTGGCCGGCAGCGGCGAGGCGGTCTTCCCGCCGGAGGAGTGA
- a CDS encoding maleylpyruvate isomerase family mycothiol-dependent enzyme codes for MTLQGSLTHEEYCAQLLAETGRLREIVRTADLSATVPTCPDWTLADLARHVGGAHRWVGAIVATRAAKSVDPADVPEGAGPEGEDAAALDAWLAAGVEQTVAALREAGPDTEVWSWTSEQNTGFWARRMTHETVVHRADAALTARVPFDVPAPVAADCLEEWLQIGELPMVAARFAERGAGLLGPGRTIHVHATDAPPGVDAEWLLDLTGEAPTHRRTHEKAAAALRGPLADVLQVLYRRLPADSDRVEVLGERALLDQWLTYASFG; via the coding sequence ATGACTCTCCAAGGCTCCCTCACCCACGAGGAATACTGCGCTCAGCTCCTCGCCGAGACCGGCAGGCTCCGGGAGATCGTGCGGACAGCCGACCTCTCGGCGACCGTGCCGACCTGCCCCGACTGGACGCTGGCCGATCTCGCCCGGCATGTCGGGGGTGCGCACCGCTGGGTCGGCGCGATCGTCGCCACCCGCGCTGCGAAGAGCGTCGACCCCGCGGACGTCCCCGAGGGCGCCGGGCCCGAGGGCGAGGACGCGGCGGCGCTGGACGCCTGGCTGGCGGCGGGCGTCGAGCAGACCGTGGCCGCGCTGCGGGAGGCCGGCCCCGATACGGAGGTCTGGAGCTGGACGTCGGAGCAGAACACGGGGTTCTGGGCCCGCCGGATGACCCATGAGACGGTCGTCCACCGGGCGGATGCGGCGCTCACCGCCCGTGTCCCCTTCGACGTCCCCGCCCCGGTCGCAGCGGACTGCCTGGAAGAGTGGCTTCAGATCGGTGAACTGCCGATGGTGGCGGCCCGCTTCGCCGAGCGCGGGGCCGGACTGCTCGGCCCCGGCCGGACGATTCACGTCCACGCCACCGACGCCCCGCCCGGCGTGGATGCCGAGTGGCTGCTCGACCTCACGGGGGAGGCGCCCACCCACCGCCGCACCCATGAGAAGGCGGCGGCCGCGCTGCGCGGCCCCCTCGCCGATGTGCTCCAGGTCCTCTACCGCCGGTTGCCCGCCGACAGCGACCGGGTCGAGGTGCTGGGCGAGCGCGCCCTGCTCGACCAGTGGCTGACGTACGCGTCCTTCGGGTGA
- a CDS encoding glycosyltransferase family 4 protein, with translation MTAEAVQAAAPRPAEAPSASAPSNGERPLRIAMLTYKGNPFCGGQGVYVRHLSRELARLGHTVEVIGAQPYPVLDDGVTLTELPSLDLYRQPDPFRTPKRGEYRDWIDALEVGTMWTGGFPEPLTFSLRARRHLAARRGQFDVVHDNQTLGYGLLGGPGALGAPLVTTVHHPITVDRRLDLEAADGWRRRASVRRWYGFTRMQKRVARRLPSVLTVSGSSRQEIVDDLGVSAGRIHVVHIGADTDLFAPDASVPEVPGRIVTTSSADVPLKGLIHLVEALAKVRTENPDAHLVVVGKRADDGPVAAAIERLGLSGAIEFVKGITDGELVDLVRSAQIACVPSLYEGFSLPAAEAMATGTPLLATTGGAIPEVAGPDGETCLAVPPGDADALAGGLLRLLGDETLRRRLGAAGRERVLSRFTWRQAALGTAERYREAIALQGGRAATRTSLRAASAGAAGAAPAPSPAGHV, from the coding sequence GTGACCGCAGAGGCCGTCCAGGCAGCCGCGCCTCGCCCCGCAGAGGCCCCCTCGGCCTCCGCCCCGTCGAACGGCGAGCGTCCCCTGCGCATCGCGATGCTCACGTATAAGGGGAACCCGTTCTGCGGCGGTCAGGGCGTCTATGTACGCCACCTCTCGCGCGAACTGGCCCGTCTCGGCCACACCGTCGAGGTCATCGGCGCCCAGCCCTACCCCGTCCTCGACGACGGGGTGACCCTGACCGAGCTGCCCAGTCTGGACCTCTACCGGCAGCCGGACCCGTTCCGTACGCCGAAGCGCGGCGAGTACCGCGACTGGATCGACGCCCTCGAGGTCGGCACGATGTGGACCGGCGGCTTCCCCGAGCCGCTCACCTTCTCCCTGCGGGCCCGGCGCCATCTCGCCGCCCGCCGTGGCCAGTTCGATGTCGTCCACGACAACCAGACCCTCGGCTACGGCCTGCTCGGCGGCCCCGGCGCGCTCGGCGCCCCGCTGGTCACCACCGTCCACCACCCCATCACCGTCGACCGCCGGCTCGACCTGGAAGCCGCCGACGGCTGGAGGCGCCGCGCCTCCGTCCGCCGCTGGTACGGCTTCACGCGTATGCAAAAGCGCGTCGCCCGGCGGCTGCCGTCCGTGCTGACCGTCTCCGGCTCCTCCCGCCAGGAGATCGTCGACGACCTCGGGGTGTCCGCCGGCCGGATCCATGTGGTGCATATCGGCGCCGACACCGACCTGTTCGCGCCAGATGCGTCGGTGCCCGAGGTGCCGGGGCGGATCGTCACCACCTCCAGCGCGGACGTGCCGCTCAAGGGCCTGATCCACCTGGTCGAGGCGCTCGCCAAGGTGCGCACCGAGAACCCCGACGCGCATCTGGTGGTCGTCGGCAAGCGCGCCGACGACGGGCCGGTCGCCGCCGCCATCGAGCGGCTCGGGCTGTCCGGCGCGATCGAATTCGTCAAGGGCATCACCGACGGCGAACTCGTCGATCTGGTCCGCAGTGCCCAGATCGCCTGTGTCCCCTCCCTCTACGAGGGCTTCTCGCTGCCCGCGGCCGAAGCGATGGCCACCGGCACCCCGTTGCTGGCGACCACCGGCGGCGCCATCCCCGAGGTCGCCGGGCCGGACGGCGAGACCTGTCTCGCGGTGCCGCCGGGTGATGCCGACGCACTGGCGGGCGGGCTGCTCCGCCTCCTGGGCGACGAGACGCTGCGCCGCCGGCTCGGCGCGGCCGGCCGGGAACGGGTGCTGTCCCGCTTCACGTGGCGCCAGGCCGCCCTCGGCACCGCCGAGCGCTACCGCGAGGCCATCGCCCTCCAGGGCGGCCGGGCCGCCACCAGAACCTCCCTGCGGGCCGCGTCCGCAGGGGCCGCCGGCGCCGCGCCCGCCCCGAGCCCCGCCGGACACGTCTAG